The Synechococcus sp. MVIR-18-1 region CTCAATCTGATTCTGGGATTTTAGATAAATCGCTAGATTTTGATTATAAGATTTACATAGGTGACAACTATAGCTCTGATAACACCTTGGAAGTTGTTCAGATGCTTCAATCAAAATATCCTGGCAAAATATATCTTGTTCAGAATCATAGAAACTATGGTTACGAACATTCCGCCTGGAATCTTTTTAGGTTATCTAGAGGTAATGCTGCTGTTCATATTCTGTCTGATCTTGAGGATCCTCCAGAGCTTGTTGGTGAGCTTATTGTTGGTTGGTTACTCCGTGATGTCTCAATAGATTCAATCTTTGCATCTAAACTGACTAATAAAACTGAATTGTATTTTTATCAATTCTTTAGACGACTTTTCTATCTGCTTTCTCGAATATTTTTACGTATTAAGTTACCTGTCGGTTATCATGGCGTTGGTATTTATAGTGATTTTGTGATTAAGGATGCTGTTTGGCTTTTTAGTCGTTCCTCACTTAATATTAGATCTTGCTTAGTAAGCTGTTCGGATTCTTTTGCTTCTATACATTATAAGAAAATGCTAAGAAAGCATGGTAAATCATCTTTGAACTTTCGACGAAATGCAGCAATCGCAGTTGAAAGTATTTTCAAGCAAGATCGCTCTTATCATACTTTAATTGCCATTATGTGCATCTTTAGCTTTATCTTTTTCCTTTTTTGTACAATTTTCGCACTCTTCAACCAAATATTATTTAAGGTCTACCCAAGTGGTACTTTGACGCTATCTACTATCATTGGTGCATTTGCGATTACCACAAGTCTTTCAATTTATTTGTTGTCTTCTCAGATTTCTTCTATACCTAAAACAAGGAGAACACTTAAAGTCCGTTACACTATTAAATAACAATATTTTTTATTATGCCCTTTTCATTCTTTAAGTCTGCAGGGAGACGTCTTACTCTGCCTGTTGTCTACGCTTTGTCGGGTGTTTTTTTCACTCTTTTTGGTGCGACGATATATTGGACTCTTTACCCCCTTGGTCCATTTCTATCGATCTTAATTACTGAAGCTACAGTTCATACAGTTAGATATCTTACTTTTAGATATCTAGTTTTTACTAGTTATAGAGGCTTTGTTGTGAATCCATTTAGATATATTATTGTGGTTATGCCTGCATCTTTGGTAGCTTTTATTTCTGTAATTCTTTTTTCGCCTCTTCTTGGAAGAGCTGCATCTACTGTTTTTGTTGTATCTATTTCTTTTGTTGTTGGATTTTTCTGGGGCAAAAGAGTGTTTACTGATAGCCAATAAATAGTACCTTCCCTTCCATCTCGGACATGCTTTTATGTTGTATTGGTTGGTTCCCACTACTTCTATATTGGATGCACTTTTAATGCTTATATCCTCATGTTACCTAGCAGTAGTTTCCTTAGTATTTATACCTTGATTATTCTCTGGTTGTCTTGTTTTTTATTTTGTTCGATCAAAAACTTTTTCTTTCTATTTCATAGAGGCATCTTGGTTGATTGCATTCTGTGACTATGTGGTGAATTTCTCTTATGGGTAAGAAGTATTGATTTCAGAGTCCCTTATATTTGCTTATGAAATTTTCAAAGTTTTAACAGGTTTTACTACTGCTCTATTATCTTAAATTGTTTGTTTCTGACTTGTTATGTCCTGGAATCTATATACTGAGTTATCGTTTGTCTCTGTCTCCTGATTTGCTCCTACTCTTCCAAGTTGCAACTTTTCCATTGATGTTTCCCTTTGATTCACTTAATACATAAATTGCTATCTTTTGGCTTTCTTGATTGTTGCTACCTGGTGTTTCGTCGTTAATTAATATTCTATATTTTTTTCCCGATTTGAGCCTGCCTAGTCCCTTTATTTGAATTGTCTTTATTGTGTTGTCTTTAATATTTTCTTTTGCTATCTTGCCTGAACAATATCTTTTGTTTTCTTTGATAATACATATTTGAATGTTACCTTTATTCTCTCTATTATAAGTGGCTAATGTTACCGATATGCTGTCCAAGTCGCTTTCTTCCTTTGTCTGAATTGTTGAGGTTGTTCTTTTATTAGTTCGTATTGGTAATGGCTTGAGATCGTCGCTTTTTATGGCTAAACCTTTGTTCCAATTCTCTTTCACGGTCAGGTGAGTGTATTCCTGTTTTGAACTTACTTGCATTACTTCTTTGATATGCTCCTTTAACACGTATATTCCTGATACTGGATTTAAATACTTTTTGTTTTGTTTTTCTATCAAGCATTGTCCATAGATGTTGGAATCTGTGCCTGCTATGATCCATCTTCTATATAAGATTATGTCTGGATCCTTTATATTTGGATTGTTGCATATATGATACTTCTTTAAATTTTCATCTTTTTCGACTGCCTCCATGTACCAAATATATCCAGTCACTGGATATGAAGATGTTCTGTTATGCCAGGTATTCTTGAATGGTAAAAATGGCCAAACAAATAGTTCTACCTTTCTTCCATTCTTTGTCTCTATGTTTCTTATCAGATCTTCAGTAAACGTATCAACATCTGAGCTGTTTTGCCCAAGAAATTTTGAGACCGTTAAATGAAGCTCTTTATTTACCTTAATTCCAATCTTTCCAGCAGTTCTTGTTTGTTGCACTATTATGCCCGGCGCAATTGCAAGTATTGCTGCAGAAGTTCCTAGCGCAATACGCATAATTTTGCTTACTTTTTTGTCAGAAAGTACTACTTTCGCGTAATCCGTGCTGGAGACAATGCATAAGAGGCAGGCTGGTATTATGTAAGGTAATGAATGAAAATCGTTTAGTGAGGTGAGTCCTGTTCGGTATCCAAGGCTCAAAACTGACGCTGACATTGTTAAGCTTGCGCATGCATTTCTCCAGCTATATAGTCCTTTTTGATGCATTAGTGTTAATGGCATAATGATTACTCCCGCTGCAAGTAATAAATTTATTACTTGATAAGTATTCCCTGGTTTGCTTAATACTGTAATGCCACCTTTCATACCTCCAAATATCTCTAAGTTGAAGTAGATATGGCCTAGGTAAATTGCTTCTATTGTTATTACTCCTGCCAATGCGGAAAGTGCTAAAAGCACCACTGGTGAAATGGCTACTGTTTCAGCCACATATCTATAGAAACTCGTTTTTTTTTGGTTTCCCAGTTCGCTTTTTATGATTTTTCCTTTCTGGTCATTCTTTGTGTTTGTTGACGTTATTAGCCAGGAAGCTGCTGATAATATGATGAATGGTACAAATGTTGCTGATGTTGTCAAAAGTAGCCCTGATAGGCATACAAGTGTTATTAGTGACCTGTTCCGTGCTTTTTCGCCTGAGATTCGTGGATATGTTATTGCGAATATAATTATGCTTGAGACTAATCCGCCTACCCCATGATAAATCCCCATCCTTATGGTTCCGTCGGACCAGATAGTTGCTATAAATATGCTTGCTGCTAAAGCTTGTACTGAATTTAATGGTTTCTCTCTGTTATCGCTCAGATTTTGTATGCACCAGATTAGAGTCAATGCGCATAGCAAAGGAGTAATTCTGAGCGCTATAAAGCTCGTAAAAGTTCCGTTAATTGCGTAGCCAGCTATGGCTATAAAGTACATTAATGGTCCATGATTTACTAATACGTCCTTGTATGGCAGCATGCCCTGGCTTGAAAAAATAGCCGCTGTTATTTTTTCTTCTTCGTCTACAAAATGTCCATAAGGTAGATGCGATACTAAGATGACCCCAAGTATGCATATCATTATTATATCTAATAGCTTCCGATTGCCTAAACGGGTTTGTATTATGGATTTAAGCCTGTTCATCTTTTTTGATTTGGAATAATAGCTTTATATTTTATTTGCCCCATAGACGTTTGTAGTGTCTATGGAGGCTTCTTGCTTTTTATTCAGCCTAGTAAGATGGCTCTGGATTTTTTTATAACATTTTCAACCGTAAAGCCAAATTTCTCCATACAGGTTCCGCCTGGAGCTGATGCTCCGAAGCGATTCATGGTGATGCTGTCGCCATCGAGACCAATGAAACGGTGCCAACCGAATGTTTCAGCGGCTTCCACCACGATGCGTTTGCGAACAGCGTTCGGAAGCACCTCTTCTTTGTAAGCATCACTCTGCTCGTCGAACAGTTCAACGCAAGGCATCGACACCACTCGCACTTTTTTACCCTCTGAGGTCAGCTGTTTGGCAGCTTGAACGCAGAGATCAAGTTCGGTGCCAGTCCCGATCAGAATCAGATCGGGCGTACCAGCACAATCGTCTAATACGTAACCGCCAAAGGCGACTTTGTTGATCGAGGAGTTGGCCTGATTTGCCATTCCCTGGCGGCTGAGGCACATGGCGCTTGGGCGGTTGCGATTCTCGATCGCAACTTTGTAGGCACCACTGGTTTCGTTGCCGTCACCAGGGCGGAACACCAGCATCCCTGGCATGGCGCGCAGTGAGGGGATGGTTTCGATCGGTTGGTGGGTGGGGCCGTCTTCACCGACGCCGATCGAATCGTGAGTCAGCACGTAAATCACACCAAGCATGCTCAGTGCTGACAAGCGCATGGAACCACGCATGTAATCGGCAAACACCAGGAAGGTGCCGCCGTAGGGGATCAAGCCGCTGTTGTGATAAGCGATGCCATTGAGCACGGCCGCCATCGCGTGCTCGCGCACACCAAAGTGCAAGTAGCGCTTTTCTGGAGTTTCAGGCTGGTAGGAGCCTGTTTCTCCGGCGATGTCGGTGTAGTTGGAGTGGGTCAGGTCAGCGGAGCCGCCAATCAATTCGGGAATGGTGGCGCCCAGGGCTCCGAGACAAATCTGGGAATGCTTGCGTGTGGCCAGACCTTTGTCGTCTGCGGTGTAGGTGGGCAGGTTCTTGTCCCAGCCCTGGGGAAGCTCGCCGCGCAGCATGCGCTCGAATTCAGCGGCTTCTGTGGGGTACTTGCTGCGGTAGGTCGCCAAAGCCTGATTCCACTCAGCTTCCTGTGAAGCGCCACGTTCCACCGCTTGGCGGTACTGGTCGTAGGCCTCTTGAGGGATTTCGAATGGCCCATGGGTCCAGCCCAGCTGTTTGCGTGTGAGCTCAGCTTCCTCTTCGCCAAGAGGGGCGCCATGGACACCGGCTGTATCACTCTTGTTGGGTGAGCCGTAACCAATGGTGGTGGTCACCTTGATGATCGAGGGCTTGTTGGTGACGGCTTTCGCCGCCTCAATCGCCTTGGCGATCGCGTTCACATCGGTGTCGCCCTCGGCAACGTGCTGCACGTGCCAGCCATAGGCTTCGTAACGCTTGAGAACGTCCTCGGTGAAGGACACATCTGTGCGTCCATCAATCGTGATGTGATTGTCGTCGTAGAGGGCAATCAATTTGCCCAGCTTGAGGTGACCAGCCAGGGAGGCAGCTTCTGAAGCCACGCCCTCCTGATTGCAGCCATCACCCATGATCACGTAGGTGAAGTGGTCCACAACCTT contains the following coding sequences:
- a CDS encoding glycosyltransferase; the protein is MIIDILVPAYNEAASLPELIDRIIVSISLAQSDSGILDKSLDFDYKIYIGDNYSSDNTLEVVQMLQSKYPGKIYLVQNHRNYGYEHSAWNLFRLSRGNAAVHILSDLEDPPELVGELIVGWLLRDVSIDSIFASKLTNKTELYFYQFFRRLFYLLSRIFLRIKLPVGYHGVGIYSDFVIKDAVWLFSRSSLNIRSCLVSCSDSFASIHYKKMLRKHGKSSLNFRRNAAIAVESIFKQDRSYHTLIAIMCIFSFIFFLFCTIFALFNQILFKVYPSGTLTLSTIIGAFAITTSLSIYLLSSQISSIPKTRRTLKVRYTIK
- the tkt gene encoding transketolase is translated as MAAATASLDTLCVNSIRMLAVDAVNKSNSGHPGLPMGCAPMGYALWDKFLKHNPKNPKWFNRDRFVLSAGHGCMLQYALLHLTGYDSVTIDDIKQFRQWGSKTPGHPETFETPGIEVTTGPLGAGISNAVGLAIAESHLGAKFNKADAKVVDHFTYVIMGDGCNQEGVASEAASLAGHLKLGKLIALYDDNHITIDGRTDVSFTEDVLKRYEAYGWHVQHVAEGDTDVNAIAKAIEAAKAVTNKPSIIKVTTTIGYGSPNKSDTAGVHGAPLGEEEAELTRKQLGWTHGPFEIPQEAYDQYRQAVERGASQEAEWNQALATYRSKYPTEAAEFERMLRGELPQGWDKNLPTYTADDKGLATRKHSQICLGALGATIPELIGGSADLTHSNYTDIAGETGSYQPETPEKRYLHFGVREHAMAAVLNGIAYHNSGLIPYGGTFLVFADYMRGSMRLSALSMLGVIYVLTHDSIGVGEDGPTHQPIETIPSLRAMPGMLVFRPGDGNETSGAYKVAIENRNRPSAMCLSRQGMANQANSSINKVAFGGYVLDDCAGTPDLILIGTGTELDLCVQAAKQLTSEGKKVRVVSMPCVELFDEQSDAYKEEVLPNAVRKRIVVEAAETFGWHRFIGLDGDSITMNRFGASAPGGTCMEKFGFTVENVIKKSRAILLG